From Coffea arabica cultivar ET-39 chromosome 2e, Coffea Arabica ET-39 HiFi, whole genome shotgun sequence, the proteins below share one genomic window:
- the LOC140036259 gene encoding uncharacterized protein — translation MDFVLGLPRIQKGHDAIWVIVDRLTKTAHFLPVNMKYPLEKLAKLYMDEVVRLHGVPVSIVSDRDPSYHSSIQMAPYEALYGRRCRSPIHWEEVGERKIIDPATIPWVEEAYEKVKVIRQRFQTAQSRQKSYADHRRKDLEFEIGDKVFLRITPLKGKIRAGKGKKLQPRYIGPFKIL, via the exons atggattttgtatTAGGGTTGCCACGAATACAAAAGGGgcatgatgcaatttgggtaatagtggaccGATTAACTAAGACTGCACATTTTCTGCCAGTGAACATGAAATATCctttggagaaacttgctaaactttatatggatgagGTAGTGAGACTACATGGGGTACCAGTGAGTATTGTATCAGATAGAGACCCCAG ttatcattcctctattcaaatggccccatatgaagccTTGTATGGACGACGATGTCGATCCCCAATCCATTGGGAGGAAGTAGGAGAAAGAAAGATTATAGATCCGGCtacaataccatgggttgaggaagcctaCGAGAAGGTAAAGGTGATCCGCCAGAGATTTCAAACAGCCCAAAGCCGACAGAAGAgttatgccgatcatcggagaaaggatttggagtttgagatAGGGGACAAGGTGTTTCTTCGAATTACCCCgttgaaaggaaaaattagagcaggaaaagggaaaaagttgcaaccacgaTACATAGGACCTTTCAAAATACTCTAA
- the LOC140036260 gene encoding uncharacterized protein has product MINIFTALNYTEERQVQFAAFQFEGPARAWWNVIRAKWEREGTAWTWLKFVREFNEKYLPPIVQEKREDDFIKLRQGVSSVAEYETQFTKLSKFVPELIATEPRKVRRFMQGLNVEIHETLAAAQINTFTEVLEKAQRIKIARAQVKIFHTKRKGGSSGAQGSVRSDQNVPPAKSGRGAGDGRFSSASRGCAPRRGTQRGGAQRGGQSGRGQGRGIPQGGQTSTPRVTCGYCGKPNHTEDECWRKARKCLRCGSTEHQIVNCPLISDTQSTARMKVVEFCIPGEATLKLDVRGMIASSALISGIRARKLFSRGARGYLAFLINTPGEKIKLEDMPVISEYSDVFPEELESLPPEREIEFKVDLVLGTTPISKTPYRMAPAELKELKVQLQDLLERGFIHESESPWGAPVLFVKKKDGSLRLCHIISKDGLAVDPAKVEAVVKWKRPENPTEVRSFLNLAGYYRRFIKNFSRISGPLTNLTKKQGKYIWDVKCEGSFQELKKQLTMAPVLALPSGSDSYTVYTDTSREGLGCVLMQNKNVIAYASRKLKPHEQNYPTHDLELAAVVFALKKWRHYLYCVTFEVYTDHKSLKYLFSQKELNLRQRQWVEFLKDYDCTINYHPGKANVVADALSRKAQLASSIVGEWSLLEDVCEWKPRLEPEKVIFGNIEVKSTLLDRIKEGQAKDTMVQKWVEKMKKGELPNFNIGPDGILKF; this is encoded by the exons ATGATCAACATTTTCACCGCCCTAAACTATACGGAGGAGAGGCAGGTGCAgtttgctgctttccaatttgaaggtCCAGCTAGggcatggtggaatgtaattagggcCAAATGGGAGAGAGAAGGAACTGCATGGACTTGGTTAAAATTCGTacgggagtttaatgagaaataccttCCACCTATCGTCCAAGAGAAGcgagaggacgattttattaaaCTTCGACAGGGAGTTTCTagcgtagctgagtatgagacCCAGTTTACGAAACTGTCAAAATTTGTTCCTGAGCTGATTGCTAcagaaccaaggaaagtacgGAGATTCAtgcaagggctcaatgtggagatacaTGAGACCTTAGCGGCAGCTCAgattaatacgtttacggaaGTGTTGGAAAAGGCCCAACGGATAAAGATTGCCAGGGCACAGGTGAAAATTTTCCACACCAAACGAAAAGGGGGATCTAGTGGAGCCCAAGGGTCAGTGCGGAGTGATCAAAACGTACCACCTGCCAAGTCCGGTCGTGGGGCTGGAGATGGACGGTTTTCGAGTGCGTCTAGGGGATGTGCTCCGAGGAGAGGTACTCAGAGAGGAGGTGCCCAGAGGGGAGGCCAAAGTGGTAGAGGACAAGGTAGAGGAATTCCACAGGGAGGTCAGACCTCTACTCCCCGAGTAACATGCGGATATTGTGGAAAACCGAACCATACTGAGGATGAATGTTGGAGAAAGGCTCGGAAGTGCTTAAGGTGTGGAAGTACGGAGCACCAGATAGTCAACTGCCCGTTGATCAGTGATACCCAGTCGACTGCCAG GATGAAAGTGGTCGAATTTTGTATACCGGGGGAGGCAACTCTAAAGTTAGACGTGAGGGGTATGATAGCCTCTTCTGCGCTTATTTCGGGAataagggctaggaaattgTTTAGTCGTGGGGCACGCGGTTACTTAGCTTTCCTGATTAACACTCCGGGAGAAAAGATTAAGTTGGAAGACATGCCAGTAATCAGTGAATACTCGGACGTATTTCCGGAGGAGTTGGAGTCTCTGCCACCAGAAagggagattgaatttaaggttgacCTAGTACTCGGAACTACTCCTATTTCGAAAACCCCTTATCGTATGGCTCCTGCTGAGCTTAAGGAGTTAAAGGTGCAATTGCAAGATTTACtagaacgagggtttattcatgAGAGCGAGTCCccgtggggagctccagtgttatttgttaaaaagaaggacggaAGTTTAAGGTTAT GTcacataatttcaaaagatggcCTTGCTGTAGACCCGGCGAAAGTGGAAGCTGTGGTCAAATGGAagcggccagaaaatcccacagaGGTGCGAAGTTTTCTAAATCTAGCAGGGTACTACCGCCGATTTATAAAGAACTTCTCGAGAATTTCAGGACCCTTGACTAACTtgaccaagaaacaaggaaagtatatttgggatgTCAAGTGTGAAGGTAGTTTCCAAGAGCTTAAAAAACAATTGACTATGGCTCCAGTTTTAGCTCTGCCCAGTGGGAGTGATAGTTATACGGTTTATACCGATACTTCAAGAGAGGGACTAGGGTGCGTGCTGATGCAGAATAAGAATGTGATTGCCTACGCATCTCGGAAGTTAAAACCGCATGAAcagaattatccgacccatgacttggagcttgCAGCTGTAGTAttcgctttgaagaaatggcgaCATTATCTCTATTGTGTAACTTTCGAGGTTTATACGGatcataagagtcttaagtatctgttttctcagaaggagttaAATCTAAGACAACGTCAGTGGGTAGAGTTCTTAAAGGATTATGACtgtacaattaactaccatcctgGAAAAGCCaacgttgtagcagatgctttaagccgaaaggctcaactagcaagttcCATAGTGGGAGAGTGGAGCCTGTTAGAAGATGTCTGTGAGTGGAAACCTCGTCTGGAACCGGagaaggtgatttttggaaatattgaggtGAAGTCGACACTGTTGGATCGGATTAAAGAGGGCCAAGCAAAGGACACAATGGTGCAAAAATGGgtggaaaaaatgaagaaagggGAGTTGCCTAACTTTAACATAGGTCCTGATGGAATCTTAAAATTCTGA